The genomic window ATCCACGGTTCGCACATCACCAAAATAATCGTAGCCCCATACAGCTTGTAAAAGGTGTTCTCGTGTCATCACTTGTCCAATATGCTTTCCGAGATAATGAATTAATTCAAACTCTCGATGTGTTAAATCAACTGCTTCCCCACGTTTTCTTACTTGGTATGCATCAGGGTGAATGGACAACTCACCAATATGCATTTCTTTTGATGAAGAGCCTGTTTCTTCGACTGCAACTTGCTGACGTCTTAGATTCGCCTTTACCCGTGCTAACAACTCCCGTGTACTAAATGGTTTCGTCACATAGTCATCAGCACCTAATTCTAGACCTAATACTTTATCAATCTCTGAATCTTTAGCCGTTAGCATAATGATTGGTAAATCAGATTGTTTACGTACTTCTCGACAGACTTCCATTCCGTCCTTATATGGAAGCATAATATCAAGTAACATAAGATCCGGCTTACGCTCATTCACTTTTTCTAGTGCTTCGTTTCCATCATAAGCACACTCTACGCTAAACCCTTCTTTTTCTAAATTAAATTTCAATATATCTGCAATTGGTTTTTCATCATCAACAACTAAAATATATTTATCCATTCTTTTTACCTCCTGGATCAGTAGTATCTATTTATTTATTCCATTAAAATTTATGTCACTTAAACAAAACACCAGCCACTGCTGATGTTTTCACTACAAAAAAATTGCCCGGGGAATAACGACATCCCTCGTACTAGTTTAACATATCTACCAAAAACAAAAAGAACTTTATGCATTCACATAAAGTTCTTTCGATGCCGGCCAGAGGACTTGAACCCCCAACCTACTGATTACAAGTCAGTTGCTCTACCAATTGAGCTAGACCGGCAAGTGGTGGCTCGGGAC from Shouchella hunanensis includes these protein-coding regions:
- the yycF gene encoding response regulator YycF, whose amino-acid sequence is MDKYILVVDDEKPIADILKFNLEKEGFSVECAYDGNEALEKVNERKPDLMLLDIMLPYKDGMEVCREVRKQSDLPIIMLTAKDSEIDKVLGLELGADDYVTKPFSTRELLARVKANLRRQQVAVEETGSSSKEMHIGELSIHPDAYQVRKRGEAVDLTHREFELIHYLGKHIGQVMTREHLLQAVWGYDYFGDVRTVDVTVRRLREKVEDNPSYPTWIMTRRGVGYFLAPQDNQE